The following nucleotide sequence is from Pedobacter sp. PACM 27299.
ATCATGCGTATATATAAAGACTTAGATCTAGTAGCACAGTTAGGTTCAGGTATCCTACGTATTTTGGAAAGTTATGCAAAGGAGTGTTTCCAATTTTTCCGATAATTTTTTGCTAATGTCTTTTCCTATAAATAGCAAAGTAATTAAAGTTGGTGTAATGAGTGAAATAGGTGGTCCAATATCTAATTTAAGCCTAAGACAAAATGAAATACTTCTTTTGTTTAAGGATAATAATAAAATAACGAAGCGTGATTTAGTTAAACTGTTGGGCATTAATATTTCAGCAGCTCAAATGCATATAGATCGTCTTAAAGAGAAGGGATATATCACTCATATTGGTGGTACGAGAGGTCATTGGCAAGTTTTAATGTGAAAACTGGCTGAATCAATAAAAACGGAACATTTTAGGTCGGTAAGGTATTTTTTATATACTTTTACCCCCGACCAAATACTACAATATCTTGCTGTAAGCAGCAGTATATTGTGAGATAACCATAAAATGAACCACTTTAAACTCCTGCTTCTGGGCTTGCTGTTTTCCTGCATCGGGGTTACTGCGCAACAAAAAAGCATTAGCTTTAATCACCTGACAGTGGAAAATGGATTGTCGCAAAGCAGTGTGTTATCTATTACTCAGGATAGTCTTGGCTTTATGTGGTTTGGCACTAAAGACGGACTAAATAAGTTCAATACTCAGAATTTCGAGATTTATAAATACCATAAAAACGACAGTAGTTCTTTAACGAGCAGCATGAACATCAATGCGCTGCTCACAGATAGCAAAGGAAATGTCTGGGTAGGAACGCAAAAAGGACTCAATCTGTATCTGCCAAAAACTAATTCTTTTAAGCGCTTTCAGCACCATAACAAACAAAAAAACAGCATTAGTCATAACATCATCAGGAGCATTTACGAAGACCGACAAGGTTTTATTTGGGTAGCTACGGATAGTGGTTTGAATAAACTAGTCGCTCCGGATAAGTTTGAGCGCTTCATGACTTCCAGTGATCCGCAAAAAGGTCCGGTGC
It contains:
- a CDS encoding MarR family transcriptional regulator — encoded protein: MSFPINSKVIKVGVMSEIGGPISNLSLRQNEILLLFKDNNKITKRDLVKLLGINISAAQMHIDRLKEKGYITHIGGTRGHWQVLM